DNA from Cottoperca gobio chromosome 4, fCotGob3.1, whole genome shotgun sequence:
GGATCAGAAGCTcgctgaatagatttttttccCTGTGTTGCTTGTCAGACACTTAGTGCTGGCTGCCAGTAGTTTTAGTTCAGGgagcatgtatgtatgcatgtgtgtatttgtgtgtgtgtgagagagagagagagagaagaaaaacctCTCTTCTGGCACTGCCAGGGTTAGAAGTGTCTGTTTAATTAATGCTTGCTTTTCCCCttcttttatttccctctctcATACTTATCCTTTATCTACTTTCTCTTTGGCTTCCtgctccttcttgttctcccgGCACTCAAGTACTCATATTACTCAGAGCGAGCTATATTTCAGAGAGTGCTGTTTTCAGGTCATTGCTTTCTCCATTGTTCAGATTTTCGAGGTAAACTGTCTACTATGCGTCTGTGTGCTTGCCTGTTGTGAGAAAAGATGCTCTTTTCTTAAGGTAACCATCAAATATTGATCAACATTCCATCAAACAAGAGCACAAAGGACTgcgtttctcttctctctgctgggtTCTAAGTACTGTGAATGTTTGTAGCTACGACTACAATATTGTAAATTAAAAAGGACTTTGCACTATTTCTTTTCCACCAGATGACGACAAAGCACCTGTTTACATCATCCTCTCTCTAGCCGAAATATTTCcttacaacatttatttttgcaacctAATCTTTCCAACTAGTTGGGCCTGGTTTGGTTATTTGATATACTGTCTAAGAATGATTGCAATTGGTGGTTCGCTGTGCATGCAGAGACTGCAAGTCCCTCACTGTGTATCCAAGAACTCTTAGAATTTGAGTAAATTAGCCTCTGTTATATCACTCAGACTTCTCTTGGAAATTAGTCATTACAAATGAGAACCTTGCAggttttccttttgtatcaaGCTGCACAAAGGTGTAGCATGACGTGTTTCAGTTAATTTGCCTTACTTGACACCACATGTCCTGCGGTGTGGTTATTGTGCATGACatgatatattgtgcagccctatttgtaaccctaaccctgtttgAAGTTGCAAACATTTCTCAAATGGACTTTGTACAAAGTTGTTCAACCCCCTCATGGTTTAGGCATCCACAGATTGtatacattattttacttttctctgtctttatttCCAGGCTCTCCACCAGTTGTACTATGATCCCAATATAGAAAACAAGAATCTGGCCCAGAAATGGCTCATGCAGGCTCAGGTCTCGCCTCAGGCCTGGCAGTTTTGCTGGGCCCTACTGAGCCCAGATAAGGTATAGtgtacacacaaactcacatggacacacacacatacattgaaAAATGTTGCACCTTTTGCATCCTGCTTATCATCTCTCACAGGTGCCAGAGATCCAGTACTTTGGTGCTAGTGCGCTTCACACCAAGATTTCTCGCTACTGGTCAGACATCCCCACAGACCAGTATGACTCTCTGAAGACCCAGCTGTTCTCCCAGATTGCCTGCTTCTCctctggctccaaaatggtacTCACCCGGCTATGTGTGGCCCTGGCCTCTCTGGCACTCAACACAATGCCTGAAGCCTGGCCTGGCGCTGTGCCGGAGATGGTGCGGGTTTtccaggaggaggggggagggattGATGGGCGGGCACGCTGCCTGGCATTGCTGGAGCTGCTCACCGTCCTGCCTGAGGAGTTCCAGACCAGCCGGCTGCCGCAGTACAGAAAGGGATTGGTACGTCTGCAGGTAGCACTTTCTCCCACCTCTGCGGGTGGTGATGGCCACCTGTCCAATATGCACAGGTTTTCTTTGGACTGATTGGTTCACCAGTTTGTATCAAACTTCAATACATGAGATACTTGAGAACTTACTGAATTGTGTCTCTACGACAGAGTATTGAAAATAGTCAAGTACATAAAGCTGGAAGTGAATAATTAGTCAGATCCTTAATCTGTGTTCACTTCTTTAATCAGATATTCTCAGatatattattacaggtcaCATGATATATGATCTAAATCATGATTTTACTCATTACACGAGGGCTGCAGCTATCGATTATTTTAGTAAATCAATCGAATAATTGGATAAAagatacttttgttttattaaagagcaatagtaaatatacaaaataatgaataaatagtcATAAACGAAGCTTCGCAAAGAATTTGCTTCGATgatttttagtcattttgttaCTTGAGGAATCGGTTCAGCCTGATATTAGATTATTTTATGCTGGATATGTTATTGTAGTGTGTTTGACTGAgaggcaaaaacaaaatcttTCTACgaaataattgtttattttcaaaaaactAATGTATCAGGAAAGCTTCATATTGGTGTGTGAAATGAGCCTACTCATTAAGCGGAGGAACATATCACACATGAGCGATACACTAGCTGTCTAAACCTCATTATCATCTTCCCTCTAGGTCCGGGGCGCACTGGGCAGGGAGTGGGGGTCAGTGTGTCCCTTACTGCAGCAACTGCTGCGAAGGACGGACAGCCCCGGGGCAGTGAAAGCTCGCGTGCTGCGCTGCCTGTCATCTTGGGTGCTGCTAGATGTGCCCCTCAATGAAAGCGAAAGCCTGGTGCACGACTGCTTCAGTGCCCTGCCGGACCCAGAGCTGTTTGACACAGCGGTAGAGGCAATAGTCAACGCCATCTCACAGCCCGACTCCCAAAGGTGTGTACAAATGTGTGACAGTGTAAACTCACGGCccataaaaagacagaaaaataaataatgatacaaCTGTTTTGCATGAAAGGTTGTCTTGGCTTTGACTGGAGAAATGACACGGGAGCAGAATGGAGGTAgaaaggggaaaagaaagaTGCATTTGCCAAGGGCAGGAAACAGACAGGGTGGGCACTGGGAGGGCATCAGGGAggcatggagggagggagggagggagtgatgCAGGGCAAGTTGACAGCTAGGGGGAGGAGAGCAGCATTTCTCGGTTGGCTGCCGTTGCCATGGTTACAGAGCTGGGGAGAGATGTCATCATGCCCCGGTTGATTCAGACATGGCAGGCGCCCATTACCCCGCcccctagagagagagagggagagggagatagagtGAAAAAAGAGGGCGTTGGTGATGGGGCGACGCAAAGAGAAGAAAGGGTGCTGAGGGAAGGTGTGAAAGTGAGCGAGTATAGAATACTTCATCCTCCATACCGCTGCACTGCTTCTCAGACAAGAGGGTCGAATCTGTGAAGTTTAAACTGTCACTGTAAAAGAGCAGATGGATGGAAGACTGTTAATTGCTCTGGAGTTACAGGTAGAACCAGCAGCACGTTAGTGAGAGATGAGATTCCAATGATTCTCTTCCCTGAAtttcagttgtttttacaattgtctatttttattctttctcttgttttgtgtCACTTAATACTGATCACAGCCCTGGGTGTTCGCCGCCTTGTGTTTGTTAGCTCCTCCCAACAATCTTGACTCTCATCTCTTGAGACGCACTCAGCCTCTGTTTTTGTCGGATCATTGTTTGATTTATGGGTTTATATTTGACGACCtaaattgtgtgtgttctgtgtctatgaaaaaggaggaaaagTGATAAATCCATCAGAAAACCTAGTGCaaggttttttttcccccctattCTTTTTTAGGAAGTCATAGCCctccttttttttccatctgtaGATTTGGCTGTCTTTGTTTATTCTATCTATTTTATCCTTTCTCTCGCCTCTGTTTCTTTGTGCTCTTCATTtcccctttctcttctctcaccaTCAGTACTAagccctcctccctgtctcttgttctctccctctgtttaaACACATTACACTCAACTCATTTGGGGGGATGCTATTGGTCCAGCTGCATCCTGTTGCTAGGCAACCCATTTCCCCTGTCTCGGAGTGTTGCAGTAATTGCAGAGGGGATCAGAGGTGGGGGAGGTGGGGTGGTGGAGGGAGAGAATAAAGGAGGAGTCATCAAGGAGGCAGAAAGTGTATAACAGCAGGGCAGGGTGcaaaagaggagaggacaggcaGCTATGAGTTAGAGCAGAGGAGACTGCAGCAGACGGTCTCTGAGAAATCTCCAGAATGTCTTCGCTTAGGAGGAAAATGGGGAAACGCGTACAAATCCATTCCGCCCTTTTACTCGTATCATATACACACCAAGCCCTCTTTTCATAAGCTAAGAGTGCATGACCTGCATTTGCAAAGCACCttgttaaaaatgaatgatCTTCTGAGTGCATAAGTGCAGTCTGCcactcacacgtacacacacacacgcacacactcactcagtaAATTGCAGGCGGTCCTTGCGCTGCTTTCACAGAGTTACTCAGGCACCCGTACAGGGATGATGCCGACCAATACACGTACGGGTAGGGGCTTATTAGATGGAGGTCAGATTCATACACATCACATCTCAGCAGGGTGGAGCTCTCTCCAGAGAAGGCTGAGTCAGCGTGGGCTGCTGAGTAGGGGACTCGGCTTCATAAGGGGTCCTGAGGGAAATTAGAATAATAAATGCTTCCCAGGACCGCCGTACGAGATGTATTTAAGCTTCAGAGCAGAGGATGCATATCAGCGTCATTTTAACTGGCCACTATTTTCTTTTGCTAGTACTGTTGTATAAGGGATTACACTAATGCTGAATCCAGAGATTCACCAATTGCAATTTTCTTGGCCAATTCCGATTATGATTTATTTCCTTCCAATGACTACAGTTGACGGCATAGACAATCATTTTTGTAGCTTTTCTTTAACGGAAATTCTATTGTATTTTCATCCATATCAGGAAAGAATCAGTTAAAATATTATTCTATAATGTGTTTGTAGGCCTATTATAGAGACTCAAcgatttattatcattttaaaacgatctatttatttatacaaaactaTTTATGAATCAGTTTCTATTTACAAGAATGTAAAGGggagtattttatattatattaactcCAATTCCTGCACCAAGTGGTGTCTTCCCGTCTGCGCCACACCTGCACGGTGCAAGAGAGGGAGCGACGAGCCTAATTGTTAAGTAAATTATTAAGCAAAAAGCTCTTGATTTAATCCTCAGACGCACTTTGAGTTACAGTGGTGTTCAGgttgatttgtttattattgtttttctttgaaagTCACTCAACCTTGTTGTGTCATTGATGAATATTCATTCTCATGGACCCTGTCCTCCTTATTGACATTCTCATGAAAGATGAAGCACCGCCTGCTTACCACAAAACCCCCCTAGGACTGACACGCACGTTATATGGTTTACATTTATagcattcacacatgcacataatcTCCTCAGTGACATTCAGgagcgcacacgcacacacacgcacgtccTTCATCTCCAAATGTCACCCCTTCACTTGCTGTCATCAGGGATGACAGGAGGATGTTGTCACATGAGCagatctgagtgtgtgtgtgtgtgtgtgtgtgtgtgtgtgtgtgtgtgtgtgtgtgtgtgtgtgtgtgtgtgtgtgtgtgtgtgtgtgtgtgtgtgtgtgtgtgtgtgtgtgtgtgtgtgtgtgtgtgtgtgtgtgtgtgtgtgtgtgtgtgtgtacaagtgtCTATTTAGgtttgtgcgtgtgcatgtcAGCACATGCGTGTGTTTTAGCCAGAGTGAAGGAATTATAGATGTCTGAGACAGCAGGAAGAGGACAGAATAGTAACCGACAGCAGCTCTCAGCTGCAGCTTTGAATAGATTTTCTGGTTCCCCGGTAGATGTGTGGGTTTTTTAGGGTGGGTGTGCTGGATCAGAGGTTAGACTGACATGGACtgagatttgatttgaaataaacACTTGTCTTGAGAAGGAGCAATAAATATCAACCTAGCTGTGAGCGGTGTGAGTCAGTTTTGTATTCACCAGTGGAGGCTCCCTGGCTGTGCGTGATATGTTCTTCTCACAGAACACTTTGCAATGTTTTCAACTCCTTTTCTTTAACCCTCGGGGGTCCGTGCAGACCCCAGTGCTTTACCTTTTGTCATATCTCACAAGTGCTTTATACTATACTTACAATTTTTCATGACTTTGTCAATCAATTTGTTTCCTAACAACttcatttctatttaaaaataccaatatgtataataaatatgtatataatgttttCCATGGACCCTAATTTACCCTAAAACTGATTTTCACCTTTTTTCGTTTTACACAATTTGCAAATTGACTGTAACTTAAAATGATAGTTAGTTTTTTCTTCAGATGGCTTTAACAACACAACTTATAATgcaaacaaatgaacattttgttATCCTGGTTGTTACTTACAGTAGTTTATTCTTGGGGTTCCCAGGGACCCCACTCGGTATTCCTTGTATGTTAAATAAATTGGTAGGATGAGGGTTAAATGAATTAACTCAATTCTGGTGTTTCTTTTGCTTGTGTGTCAATGGGCTATAGATACGTGAACACTTTGCTGAAACTAGTTCCTCAAGTGCTGGCCCTCCAGGAGCAGCTCAGAGAGGCTGTTCAgaatggagacatggagacctGCCACGGTATCTGCCGCATCGCCGTTACACTGGGAGAAAACCACTCCAGGTGTGTGTCGTTTCTTTATTCTTTCGGTAGGCCACATTGTAAAGATTTATCTCGACCGAAAAGATTTCCGTACATGACTCATTATTCAGTCTTGGGATGTGTTGTATTGTCCAGTTTTTAAACGTATCTAAAGAGAAATAGCCTACTATAAAAGAGAAACGGGTTTCTTAAGATTCATTTGCACTGAAAAAAGTTGTGCAATATTTTTGTCCCATGTCTCGCTGTGCAGTCTCTACTTCTGccacatttagtttgtttgtgttgctgtgtttactGAAAGTTTCTTGTTAACCTGTGTGCCAGCTGCTGTGAAGGGGCTCGGGTTAGCTACCAAATTAAACGTTCTCTTCCCTCCACCCGCCTCTCTCTCTAGGACTCTGTTGGAGCAGGTGGATCACTGGCAGGGCTTCCTGGCTTTAGTCAACATGATCATGTTTTGTACGGGCATCCCCGGCCACTACCCGGTCAATGAGACCACCAGCTCGCTCACACTCACCTTCTGGTATACACTACAAGTAAGAAATCTGATCCTATCCTATGTTAAAGTAGTGTTGTGGTAGTTTGACAAATAAATGCTACAGTATATTTTCCTACTGGCATGATAAAGATTCTAGCTTCGTCTTCGCTAGGCACGTACAAGTTGGAGGGGTAAATTATTTCCGAGACTAAAAGCTTGGGTACTCTTTGAGAATAAAGTGGTACATTTACGAGAAATATTCTGAGAAACAATATCAGTATATCAGTAACAATATTTGCAAGGTTGGACTCTGTCTACAGtgttcaaataataaaatatgagtttgtctgaatacatttacttttcttcttctgccttcATCCAAATTAAGTTTGAGCAAGCAGACAATATGTACAGTGGCTTATTacataatttactttttttctcaGTTATAAATTAATGATAAATACGAAATTTACTTGGGTGTCCGTTAAAAGCCTTTGCTAGTCCTAAcagatgtttttgttatgtaaatgcataaataatttgATGGGCAAAACCcaagacaattatttttctcCTTACTCCATCCTCAGGATGAAATAATGTCATTCGAGACGGATAAGCAGGCAGTGTATCTGCAGGTCTACAGGCCAGTATATTTCCAGCTGGTGGATGTTCTGCTACATAAAGCCCAGTTCCCCACTGACCAGGAGTATGCATCCTGGTCCTCAGATGAGAAAGAGCAATTCAGGATATACAGGTGTGTATGTGAACATTTGTATGCCTGTtcctgtctctttgttttgcacATGCCTGTTTCAGTGACAGTCTAAATGACTCACTGACAGGATGATTGGTCGGCATACGAGTGTGTTTTTCTCTAATAGACTCTCACTGGATTATCAGCTGAGAGGGCAAAACCTGTCTGccaaataaatgaacatgtcCCAAGGTTATGTGCTccttaaatgtctgtttgtgcatgtgtgtccttCAGGGTGGATATCTCAGACACACTCATGTACGTGTATGAGATGCTGGGAGCAGAGCTGCTGAGCAACCTGTATGATAAACTAGGGAGACTGTTGACTAATGCAGAGCAGCCCACATCATGGCAGGTGGGTGAGACAAACGAAGACAAACGAAGAGAAAATGTGAACTATTTTCagtttctttgtatgttgcacagAAGCCCGCACTGAAAATGTGTCATACCAGATTTGATAAACCAGTACTTTTGTTTTCTACTTCTCACattactatatttatgttaGCTTGCAAGTACACAAAATAAACCCAACGATAACTTGAAGTGTATATTTACAGGATTTATACAATTGTCATGTTGATTTGGGGTTATTTTAACTTTCcattgtcattttaagaaaaAGTCCATAGCTGAATTTCCATAGTTATTAACTGGTGCTCAAAAAACACTGatgtccttctcctccttctccagcaCACAGAAGCCTTACTGTATGGCTTCCAGTCCATAGCAGAGACGATAGATGTGAATTACTCTGACGTCATCCCAGGCCTGATAGGACTCATCCCCAGAATCAGCATCAACAACGTCCAACTAGCAGACACAGTGATGTTCACTATAGGTGAGATTCATGGGTGGATTAAAAGGATTTCACCACACGTCACAGTTAGTGTAATCTAAAGACGACACAGGTAGAAGCGTCCGGTAACACTCGTATTGTTTCTCATTTGGGATCTGATCTGTTAATCTCCCATTAGGTGCTTTGGCTGAATGGTTGGCAGACCACCCCGTGATGCTCAGTAGTGTCTTGCCCTTGGTACTACAGGCTTTGGGGAACCCAGacctttctgtttcttctgtctctACACTCAAGAAAATTTGTAGGGAGTGCAAATATGACCTACCGCCCTACGCAACAAACATAGTAGCCGTCTCTCAGGTCTGTGtatacatgtttttctttagctTTTTTCACCCAGTTCAAGTATGAGAGCCAATAACAATGCTTGTTTTGATTTTACATCAACTGCTAAGGCGTTGAAGACTTTGTTGATGTTCCTGCTTTCGAGAAATAACATTTACTCCAGTTgtattatttaactttttattgcTAATTTGGGCAGGTAATTTTTTTGCGCTTTCAAAATAATTGAATCATCActctgactttttcttttctctcaagGAGGTGCTTATAAAGCAGATCCACAAGGTTAGTGTGTGCTCTCTCTCACATTcactttcttctttgtcttgGCACTCGagtgacatttaaataatagtACTAGTGAAAGAATTGCATAACATGTTCTCAGCCTGAGGTctaaagaagacatgttatgtgttgtgaaaaatattgaaaaaggacttcaaagggatagtttggattgtttgaagtggggttgtatgaggtacttatccatagttaGTATATTGCCTACAGTAGATGGCCCCACTTCAAaaaatctgaactatccctttaagctCACTGCCTCCTTGAACTGATGCTGAACCTGCGATCATCTTTTATTGCAGACAAGTCAGTGTATGTGGCTGATGCAGGCTCTCGGCTTCCTGCTCTCCGCTCTCCCTGTGGAAGACATCTTGAGAAACCTTCACTCCCTCATAACCCCCTACATTCAGCAACTGGAGAAGCTAGCGGATGAGACGGTGCGTACACAGACCAACATGtaaaagcgcacacacacaaaaacacagagctgGCACAGCTGGAATCTGGCCAATAGGAACAGGCCTTGTTTCTGTGTGGTGTCACTGCAGTGGAACATTTCTCTGCGGGACCAGATTGGATTTGACCCTGCACCATGGGCGAGTGACTCACACGGAAGTAGCAAAGACACACTTTCTCACACtcgtgcacacgcacacgcacacaccacagCAGGAGAGAAGACACATTGAACTCAGAAAAATGCCTACACAGACAGACTTACAGTAGGTCATGCTTTtacatgtgcatgcacacagtCATGCAAAAGAATATTCTGTaccctttttaaatgtcagttcTAATGGAGCTCGGATTTTCAGTCTGTCACTCTGGATGGTACAAATGTGGAGCTGATATTATCTAAAAGAACACACcgtttgatatactgtatgtggaagAAAATAGCATTTCTCCTGACCCCTTGTTCTGCAATCAGTAAAGACTTTGGGTTGGGTGAATAGAGATGTCAGGTTAGATGaagcttctctctgtgtgtctgttcctgTCTCACCCttcgtaacacacacacacacacagtcacacacagtctcatCCATCCTGTCCgacttcctccctctctcattgTTTTCCGTCTAGCGTTTTGATGTATCGGCATTACATCAGACTAGGAAATCAGGTGCTGTGTGTCTGGAGCCGGACAAATAGTGGCACCTAGTGGTGTACACCTTCAGGTTACATTACATCAGGGGTGAATGACCGTGATGTCAGACGGGGGCAGACTGCAAACGCCAATGAAGTCAGTCTGATTTGGCTTCATTCGTAGTGTGCACACAACGTCGTTGTAGGAGGACTGTACGGAGAGATGTCGATGTAAGAGTCATCTTTTGGCTCTTGCACATCACCATTGAGACAGAGCAATGTTTTAAAGATGGCTGGTGAAAACCtaattaacgtgtgtgtgtgtgtgtgtgtgtgtgtgtgtgtgtgtgtgtgtaaattgttATGACAACGAGCCATCACCTTCTTTTTGTCACATTGCTGAAATACATGCCCATTGACTTGAATATGTTGTATCTACAGATTAGAGCTGCAGCCATTAGTCGACTAATTCATTAGTCGATCCAcaagaaaataaactattttgataatcgattaaccATGTGGTTCTGATGGGCCTAGTGGGGACCCGGAGTTATAAGACGGGGGCGCGGTTTGGctaaatataaatgatgcatGGTTCTGCATCTGGCCAGGGGGGAGGGCTTGTAAGTATTCTTATCTCTGAAATGGTGGCGCTGCAGAAGAGTTTTCGGATCCACTGGATTAattgttaaagaaatgtttcgTGCAGAAATGGCCGCTGatttcagcctcttaaatatgGATATTTCCTGatgttaaactaaatatctcTGAGCAGTTTGGACTGACATTATGAtgatttaaagacatcactttgagatactgggatggacatttgtcactatttttaattattattaatttgaatcgattaatctagaaataatcgataatgaaattaatagttagttgcagccctaccaCCGAATATTTTGTTGATTTAgtaatgattattatttccTCTGTTTACTGTTATTTACTTGGCAAATGGCCTAAATTGTAAAACTGTTGGCTTTGTCTCTAAACAACTCCAAATATTCAATGTAACTGGCTTAATGAATTAAATGACggataaacaaatgtattacttATCAGCACCACATGTACCATATTTTTAAGTTGTTGTAGGAATTCCATTGATCCATTTTCAAAACTGTTTACCATGTTCAGGAGTAGCTaggcttttaaaatgtgtttgtcttgttAAATAATTTAGCAGTTACTTTGCACTAAATGAAACAGAGATCTGGCGTCCgttttagaaaatgtttgcaaatgaaataatcagtttcttttatttgttactCTTCCAGCCTAATCCCTCCAATAAATTGGCAATCATCCACATCTTGGGGCTGCTGTCCAACCTCTTCACTACGCTCGACATCAGCAAGCAGGACGATGAGTCAGCGGAAGGTTCAGCACCACCTGTCAAAACAGCCCCGCCTCCACCTGGACCAAACCCAGTcagtcaccacacacacacacacaccgtcatcATTGTCATGTCAGCAGTGCGGTTGAGTGATTGGACAAATACGCTGAATATCATTAACAGGCTGAATCTGTGGATGATTAATATTCACCATATGTTCCCTTTAAAGTGACTATAAACAGCTTTTTTACTTTATCTTATCATTATGTAGTAAATAtttattgcacaatgtaatggctgtataATAATGACACCATGGGTGTTTAGATTTGTTCCATCTAAGCCTCGCTTTTACTATGCAATCCTGTCTGCCACTGGGTACGATCTCCCGGGAAAATGAAGGCTTGATTTACGACACAAAGCCGCGGAAAACAATCTGCAGTGTGTCCTGTTCTAATGAAAGCAGCTAGCACTAGCTCCTGAAGTCGCCAGATGACGGCATGCATACGCTTTGGAGAGTTGGAAAGTTGTCTATTACCCTTTTTTAAAGGCTTCATAATCCAGCACACTGCAGTTTTGTAGTTGTGAAATGCAGTGGTGCACATGGTGCTCGCAGCAAGAT
Protein-coding regions in this window:
- the LOC115006933 gene encoding importin-13-like isoform X2, which codes for METPGRIAATPDALDFTVENVEKALHQLYYDPNIENKNLAQKWLMQAQVSPQAWQFCWALLSPDKVPEIQYFGASALHTKISRYWSDIPTDQYDSLKTQLFSQIACFSSGSKMVLTRLCVALASLALNTMPEAWPGAVPEMVRVFQEEGGGIDGRARCLALLELLTVLPEEFQTSRLPQYRKGLVRGALGREWGSVCPLLQQLLRRTDSPGAVKARVLRCLSSWVLLDVPLNESESLVHDCFSALPDPELFDTAVEAIVNAISQPDSQRYVNTLLKLVPQVLALQEQLREAVQNGDMETCHGICRIAVTLGENHSRTLLEQVDHWQGFLALVNMIMFCTGIPGHYPVNETTSSLTLTFWYTLQDEIMSFETDKQAVYLQVYRPVYFQLVDVLLHKAQFPTDQEYASWSSDEKEQFRIYRVDISDTLMYVYEMLGAELLSNLYDKLGRLLTNAEQPTSWQHTEALLYGFQSIAETIDVNYSDVIPGLIGLIPRISINNVQLADTVMFTIGALAEWLADHPVMLSSVLPLVLQALGNPDLSVSSVSTLKKICRECKYDLPPYATNIVAVSQEVLIKQIHKTSQCMWLMQALGFLLSALPVEDILRNLHSLITPYIQQLEKLADETPNPSNKLAIIHILGLLSNLFTTLDISKQDDESAEGSAPPVKTAPPPPGPNPVVVVLQQVFALIQTVLSQWLNDSQVVEAVCAIFEKSVKTLLHDFAPMVSQLSEMLGQMYSTIPQASALDLTRQMVHIFASETDHFPPIKALFELVTSVTLSIFQQGPRDHPDIVDSFMQLQAQALKRKPDLFLSESLDVKAVFHCGVLSLKFPEAPTVKSTCLFFTELIPHCSDVPPLARVMQEDGKLLIQAVLEGIGGGASRCLMDQFAEVLFSMNKNCFSLLAVWLKEALQPPGFPSSRVTIEQKDHFSQQILRERVNKRRMKDIVKEFTLLCRGLHGTEYAAEY
- the LOC115006933 gene encoding importin-13-like isoform X1 gives rise to the protein MLSHSEHLRFGGDMETPGRIAATPDALDFTVENVEKALHQLYYDPNIENKNLAQKWLMQAQVSPQAWQFCWALLSPDKVPEIQYFGASALHTKISRYWSDIPTDQYDSLKTQLFSQIACFSSGSKMVLTRLCVALASLALNTMPEAWPGAVPEMVRVFQEEGGGIDGRARCLALLELLTVLPEEFQTSRLPQYRKGLVRGALGREWGSVCPLLQQLLRRTDSPGAVKARVLRCLSSWVLLDVPLNESESLVHDCFSALPDPELFDTAVEAIVNAISQPDSQRYVNTLLKLVPQVLALQEQLREAVQNGDMETCHGICRIAVTLGENHSRTLLEQVDHWQGFLALVNMIMFCTGIPGHYPVNETTSSLTLTFWYTLQDEIMSFETDKQAVYLQVYRPVYFQLVDVLLHKAQFPTDQEYASWSSDEKEQFRIYRVDISDTLMYVYEMLGAELLSNLYDKLGRLLTNAEQPTSWQHTEALLYGFQSIAETIDVNYSDVIPGLIGLIPRISINNVQLADTVMFTIGALAEWLADHPVMLSSVLPLVLQALGNPDLSVSSVSTLKKICRECKYDLPPYATNIVAVSQEVLIKQIHKTSQCMWLMQALGFLLSALPVEDILRNLHSLITPYIQQLEKLADETPNPSNKLAIIHILGLLSNLFTTLDISKQDDESAEGSAPPVKTAPPPPGPNPVVVVLQQVFALIQTVLSQWLNDSQVVEAVCAIFEKSVKTLLHDFAPMVSQLSEMLGQMYSTIPQASALDLTRQMVHIFASETDHFPPIKALFELVTSVTLSIFQQGPRDHPDIVDSFMQLQAQALKRKPDLFLSESLDVKAVFHCGVLSLKFPEAPTVKSTCLFFTELIPHCSDVPPLARVMQEDGKLLIQAVLEGIGGGASRCLMDQFAEVLFSMNKNCFSLLAVWLKEALQPPGFPSSRVTIEQKDHFSQQILRERVNKRRMKDIVKEFTLLCRGLHGTEYAAEY